A single genomic interval of Cucumis sativus cultivar 9930 chromosome 5, Cucumber_9930_V3, whole genome shotgun sequence harbors:
- the LOC101216492 gene encoding mitotic checkpoint protein BUB3.3 isoform X2 has protein sequence MESNRVLLDFQIPIQDAVSRLQFAPLSNNLLVSSWDSILRLYDADNCTLRLEVASEAALLDCCFQNESLALSAASDGCIRRYELQSGIFETVGKHGDSVTHIRYSDQTCQIVTAGLDGKIQLWDTRNKKSPSFVRNMGSDVVSMSLSGFNLIVASGACVYLLDLRNLEKSIQLKDSYMKVPVACVSSVPYREGVAVGSVDGRVALDIACLDQTDDIRYIFRCHPKSKAAKNHLESVNDIVFNPIHHGAFATGDNAGFVSIWDFQRKTRILEDFPHISCLLLFNIKYVGRTILVCGIQSFYQI, from the exons ATGGAATCCAACAGGGTTTTGCTGGATTTTCAAATTCCAATCCAAGATGCCGTTTCTAGACTTCAATTTGCGCCTCTTTCTAATAATCTCCTAGTTTCTTCCTGGGACTCT ATTCTTCGCTTGTATGATGCTGATAATTGTACACTGAGACTTGAAGTTGCATCTGAAGCTGCGCTACTGGATTGTTGCTTCCAGAATGAATCATTAGCTTTGAGCGCTGCTTCTGATGGCTGCATAAGAAG GTACGAATTGCAATCAGGGATATTTGAGACTGTTGGAAAGCACGGTGATAGTGTAACCCATATTAGATATTCTGATCAAACGT GCCAAATAGTAACAGCAGGGTTGGATGGGAAGATACAGTTGTGGGACACACGTAACAAAAAGTCTCCATCATTTGTGAGAAATATGGGTTCAGATGTGGTATCCATGTCTCTGTCtggatttaatttaattgtggCTTCTGGAGCATGTGTATATTTATTGGACTTACGGAACCTAGAGAAATCAATTCAACTGAAAGATTCTTACATGAAAGTTCCAGTAGCCTGTGTTAGCTCAGTTCCTTATAGGGAAG GAGTTGCAGTTGGATCAGTAGATGGACGTGTAGCTCTGGATATTGCTTGTCTGGACCAAACAGATGACATTAG ATATATTTTTAGGTGTCACCCGAAGTCAAAAGCCGCAAAAAACCATTTGGAGTCGGTGAATGATATTGTGTTTAATCCAAT acATCATGGTGCCTTTGCTACGGGTGATAATGCAGGCTTTGTCAGCATATGGGATTTCCAAAGAAAGACAAGAATACTTGAG GATTTTCCACATATAtcttgtcttcttcttttcaatataaagTATGTTGGAAGGACCATATTAGTTTGTGGGATACAATCtttctatcaaatttaa
- the LOC101216492 gene encoding mitotic checkpoint protein BUB3.3 isoform X1 yields MESNRVLLDFQIPIQDAVSRLQFAPLSNNLLVSSWDSILRLYDADNCTLRLEVASEAALLDCCFQNESLALSAASDGCIRRYELQSGIFETVGKHGDSVTHIRYSDQTCQIVTAGLDGKIQLWDTRNKKSPSFVRNMGSDVVSMSLSGFNLIVASGACVYLLDLRNLEKSIQLKDSYMKVPVACVSSVPYREGVAVGSVDGRVALDIACLDQTDDIRYIFRCHPKSKAAKNHLESVNDIVFNPIHHGAFATGDNAGFVSIWDFQRKTRILELPRFPNSVASLSYNCGGELLAVASSCTYQEANEREEPPQVFLHNVKEK; encoded by the exons ATGGAATCCAACAGGGTTTTGCTGGATTTTCAAATTCCAATCCAAGATGCCGTTTCTAGACTTCAATTTGCGCCTCTTTCTAATAATCTCCTAGTTTCTTCCTGGGACTCT ATTCTTCGCTTGTATGATGCTGATAATTGTACACTGAGACTTGAAGTTGCATCTGAAGCTGCGCTACTGGATTGTTGCTTCCAGAATGAATCATTAGCTTTGAGCGCTGCTTCTGATGGCTGCATAAGAAG GTACGAATTGCAATCAGGGATATTTGAGACTGTTGGAAAGCACGGTGATAGTGTAACCCATATTAGATATTCTGATCAAACGT GCCAAATAGTAACAGCAGGGTTGGATGGGAAGATACAGTTGTGGGACACACGTAACAAAAAGTCTCCATCATTTGTGAGAAATATGGGTTCAGATGTGGTATCCATGTCTCTGTCtggatttaatttaattgtggCTTCTGGAGCATGTGTATATTTATTGGACTTACGGAACCTAGAGAAATCAATTCAACTGAAAGATTCTTACATGAAAGTTCCAGTAGCCTGTGTTAGCTCAGTTCCTTATAGGGAAG GAGTTGCAGTTGGATCAGTAGATGGACGTGTAGCTCTGGATATTGCTTGTCTGGACCAAACAGATGACATTAG ATATATTTTTAGGTGTCACCCGAAGTCAAAAGCCGCAAAAAACCATTTGGAGTCGGTGAATGATATTGTGTTTAATCCAAT acATCATGGTGCCTTTGCTACGGGTGATAATGCAGGCTTTGTCAGCATATGGGATTTCCAAAGAAAGACAAGAATACTTGAG ttaccTAGATTTCCAAATAGTGTGGCTTCTTTATCTTACAACTGCGGAGGGGAACTTTTGGCTGTTGCTTCAAGTTGTACGTACCAAGAAGCTAATGAAAG AGAAGAGCCTCCTCAAGTGTTCTTACATAATGTAAAGGAGAAGTAA